In a single window of the Bradyrhizobium erythrophlei genome:
- a CDS encoding Na/Pi cotransporter family protein: MGSIVLLDLMGGVALLLWGLHMVRSGIMRAFGSELRQVLGRALRNRFLALLAGIGVTALLQSSTATGLLMTSFAARGLIDLVPALAVMLGANIGTTLIVQALSFDISAVAPVLFLVGLLAFNFGGRRLARDLGRVAIGLGLMLLSLHILLDTLAPAENAPGVRALLATITGAPVLCVLIAAALTWAAHSSAAVVLLVMSLAYSQFVSPVAALALVLGANLGSAINPLLEGGSSANPASRRLPIGNLINRAAGVAFVLPFIQPIADLFARLDPNGARMAADFHMAFNVVLALAFVFLLDGLASLLTRLLPDPPKAADPSAPLYLDETAIHMPSVALACAARETLHMGDVVERMLRQAMTALMSNDRKLVAEVSRMDNIVDRLDEAIKLYVTKVTRESLDDRDGQRAMEIIAFAINLEHIGDIIDKNLMELASKKIKHKYEFSKEGATELAMFHQRIIENLKLAFSVFINEDVRIARSLIAEKTQLRVAELGYAESHLARLRDARPESIETSSLHLDVLRDLKRIHSHICSVAYPALEAAGELHPNRLKDSDVGTGQDTASDLLPLPPRSS, from the coding sequence AGGGCGCTGCGGAACCGATTTCTGGCGCTGCTGGCCGGGATCGGCGTTACTGCGCTCCTACAGAGCAGCACGGCGACCGGCCTGCTGATGACGTCCTTCGCTGCGCGTGGCCTCATCGATCTTGTCCCGGCTCTGGCCGTCATGCTCGGCGCCAACATCGGCACAACATTAATCGTGCAAGCCCTCTCGTTCGACATCTCGGCGGTCGCACCCGTCCTGTTTTTGGTGGGCCTGTTGGCATTCAACTTCGGCGGCCGCAGGCTGGCCCGCGACCTAGGCCGCGTGGCGATCGGCCTTGGCCTTATGCTGCTGTCTCTCCATATTCTGTTGGATACGCTCGCCCCAGCCGAGAATGCTCCAGGTGTACGAGCGCTTCTTGCCACGATCACAGGCGCGCCCGTTTTGTGCGTCCTGATCGCCGCTGCGCTCACCTGGGCGGCCCATTCCAGCGCTGCGGTGGTGTTGCTCGTCATGTCGCTCGCCTATTCGCAGTTCGTGAGTCCGGTCGCGGCCCTCGCGCTCGTCCTCGGCGCTAATCTTGGCAGCGCGATCAATCCACTGCTGGAAGGTGGCAGTTCTGCTAACCCGGCAAGCCGTCGCCTGCCGATCGGGAACCTGATCAATCGCGCTGCCGGCGTCGCGTTTGTCTTGCCCTTCATTCAGCCGATCGCAGACCTCTTTGCGCGACTTGATCCCAATGGCGCCCGGATGGCCGCCGATTTCCACATGGCCTTCAACGTGGTCCTGGCGCTGGCCTTCGTCTTCCTGTTGGACGGCCTTGCATCCCTGTTGACGCGGCTGCTGCCCGACCCGCCAAAGGCGGCCGATCCATCCGCACCCCTCTACCTGGATGAGACGGCGATCCACATGCCGTCCGTGGCGCTAGCCTGCGCCGCCCGCGAGACACTGCACATGGGTGATGTCGTCGAGCGCATGCTGCGACAGGCGATGACGGCACTGATGAGCAACGACCGCAAGCTCGTGGCCGAAGTCTCGCGCATGGACAACATCGTCGATAGATTGGACGAAGCGATAAAACTCTACGTCACCAAAGTGACTCGCGAAAGCCTTGATGATCGGGATGGCCAACGCGCCATGGAGATAATCGCTTTCGCCATCAACCTCGAACATATAGGCGACATCATCGACAAGAATTTGATGGAGTTGGCCAGCAAGAAGATCAAGCACAAATACGAGTTCTCGAAGGAGGGAGCGACGGAACTCGCGATGTTTCACCAGCGCATTATTGAGAACCTGAAACTTGCCTTTAGTGTTTTCATCAACGAGGACGTGCGTATCGCTCGCTCGCTGATCGCGGAAAAGACTCAGCTGCGTGTCGCCGAACTCGGCTACGCGGAAAGCCATTTGGCCCGGCTGCGTGACGCGCGGCCCGAAAGCATAGAGACGAGTTCCCTCCATCTCGATGTTTTGCGCGATCTCAAACGTATCCACTCGCACATCTGCTCAGTCGCATATCCCGCACTTGAGGCTGCGGGCGAGCTACATCCGAACCGGTTGAAAGACAGCGATGTTGGCACCGGGCAGGATACGGCCTCTGACTTGTTGCCACTTCCACCTCGATCGTCCTGA